One Nicotiana sylvestris chromosome 12, ASM39365v2, whole genome shotgun sequence genomic window carries:
- the LOC104225850 gene encoding uncharacterized protein isoform X1, which produces MSEGEVKKVSRQDIQLVQNLIERCLQLYMNQEEVVKTLLHQAKIEPGFTELVWQKLEEENPEFFRAYHLRLMLKDQIERFNVLLERQVDAMQMYPTGSIPMSNGSQIRQIPQNSTCQTTDHAGPNVKPENVHQTVNANLSHVCTNGASSLQPCMQTATDVSAHARRIDASSNMILAQSSNLGMLQGVRGEMIKSEAGYSGNLPFLYGTETNILEAHPGITDPSVSSFSSVESNSQPVNETVLDADTSSFGFLGQIPRNFSLSDLTADFSNSSDILESYSGSAYLATDVNNFLDPQGRREYHADIKRLDAISEGLSFEDFASD; this is translated from the exons ATGTCTGAGGGGGAGGTTAAAAAAGTTTCACGTCAAGATATACAACTG GTGCAAAATCTGATAGAAAGATGTCTACAGCTTTATATGAACCAGGAGGAAGTTGTCAAAACCCTCTTACATCAAGCAAAGATTGAGCCTGGTTTCACGGAGCTTG TGTGGCAGAAGCTTGAAGAAGAAAACCCGGAATTTTTCCGGGCATATCATTTAAGGTTGATGTTGAAGGATCAAATAGAGAGATTCAATGTTTTGCTTGAGAGACAGGTTGATGCAATGCAGATGTATCCAACTGGATCAATTCCCATGTCTAATGGATCTCAGATTCGACAAA TCCCACAGAACTCAACATGTCAAACAACAGATCATGCTGGACCTAATGTGAAGCCTGAGAATGTGCACCAGACTGTTAATGCCAATTTATCTCATGTATGTACTAACGGTGCGTCCTCGCTCCAACCATGTATGCAAACTGCTACTGATGTGTCTGCTCATGCAAGAAGAATTGATGCATCctcaaacatgatattggctcagAGCTCAAATTTGGGAATGCTGCAAGGGGTGAGAGGGGAGATGATCAAATCAGAAGCTGGTTATTCAGGCAATTTACCATTCCTGTATGGTACTGAGACAAATATCCTCGAAGCTCATCCTGGAATTACAGATCCATCTGTTTCATCTTTCAGCAGTGTAGAATCAAATTCACAACCAGTAAATGAGACTGTATTAGATGCTGATACATCTTCATTTGGTTTCTTGGGGCAGATTCCTCGAAACTTTAGTTTGTCGGACTTAACAGCTGACTTTTCCAACAGTTCTG atattttggaGAGCTATTCTGGATCAGCCTACCTGGCAACGGATGTTAACAATTTCCTGGATCCACAAGGTCGGAGAGAATATCATG CAGACATTAAAAGGTTGGATGCTATATCTGAAGGCTTGAGCTTCGAAGATTTTGCCAGTGATTGA
- the LOC104225850 gene encoding uncharacterized protein isoform X2, translating into MSEGEVKKVSRQDIQLVQNLIERCLQLYMNQEEVVKTLLHQAKIEPGFTELVWQKLEEENPEFFRAYHLRLMLKDQIERFNVLLERQVDAMQMYPTGSIPMSNGSQIRQIPQNSTCQTTDHAGPNVKPENVHQTVNANLSHVCTNGASSLQPCMQTATDVSAHARRIDASSNMILAQSSNLGMLQGVRGEMIKSEAGYSGNLPFLYGTETNILEAHPGITDPSVSSFSSVESNSQPVNETVLDADTSSFGFLGQIPRNFSLSDLTADFSNSSDILESYSGSAYLATDVNNFLDPQGRREYHDIKRLDAISEGLSFEDFASD; encoded by the exons ATGTCTGAGGGGGAGGTTAAAAAAGTTTCACGTCAAGATATACAACTG GTGCAAAATCTGATAGAAAGATGTCTACAGCTTTATATGAACCAGGAGGAAGTTGTCAAAACCCTCTTACATCAAGCAAAGATTGAGCCTGGTTTCACGGAGCTTG TGTGGCAGAAGCTTGAAGAAGAAAACCCGGAATTTTTCCGGGCATATCATTTAAGGTTGATGTTGAAGGATCAAATAGAGAGATTCAATGTTTTGCTTGAGAGACAGGTTGATGCAATGCAGATGTATCCAACTGGATCAATTCCCATGTCTAATGGATCTCAGATTCGACAAA TCCCACAGAACTCAACATGTCAAACAACAGATCATGCTGGACCTAATGTGAAGCCTGAGAATGTGCACCAGACTGTTAATGCCAATTTATCTCATGTATGTACTAACGGTGCGTCCTCGCTCCAACCATGTATGCAAACTGCTACTGATGTGTCTGCTCATGCAAGAAGAATTGATGCATCctcaaacatgatattggctcagAGCTCAAATTTGGGAATGCTGCAAGGGGTGAGAGGGGAGATGATCAAATCAGAAGCTGGTTATTCAGGCAATTTACCATTCCTGTATGGTACTGAGACAAATATCCTCGAAGCTCATCCTGGAATTACAGATCCATCTGTTTCATCTTTCAGCAGTGTAGAATCAAATTCACAACCAGTAAATGAGACTGTATTAGATGCTGATACATCTTCATTTGGTTTCTTGGGGCAGATTCCTCGAAACTTTAGTTTGTCGGACTTAACAGCTGACTTTTCCAACAGTTCTG atattttggaGAGCTATTCTGGATCAGCCTACCTGGCAACGGATGTTAACAATTTCCTGGATCCACAAGGTCGGAGAGAATATCATG ACATTAAAAGGTTGGATGCTATATCTGAAGGCTTGAGCTTCGAAGATTTTGCCAGTGATTGA
- the LOC104225850 gene encoding uncharacterized protein isoform X3 encodes MSEGEVKKVSRQDIQLVQNLIERCLQLYMNQEEVVKTLLHQAKIEPGFTELVWQKLEEENPEFFRAYHLRLMLKDQIERFNVLLERQVDAMQMYPTGSIPMSNGSQIRQIPQNSTCQTTDHAGPNVKPENVHQTVNANLSHVCTNGASSLQPCMQTATDVSAHARRIDASSNMILAQSSNLGMLQGVRGEMIKSEAGYSGNLPFLYGTETNILEAHPGITDPSVSSFSSVESNSQPVNETVLDADTSSFGFLGQIPRNFSLSDLTADFSNSSDILESYSGSAYLATDVNNFLDPQDIKRLDAISEGLSFEDFASD; translated from the exons ATGTCTGAGGGGGAGGTTAAAAAAGTTTCACGTCAAGATATACAACTG GTGCAAAATCTGATAGAAAGATGTCTACAGCTTTATATGAACCAGGAGGAAGTTGTCAAAACCCTCTTACATCAAGCAAAGATTGAGCCTGGTTTCACGGAGCTTG TGTGGCAGAAGCTTGAAGAAGAAAACCCGGAATTTTTCCGGGCATATCATTTAAGGTTGATGTTGAAGGATCAAATAGAGAGATTCAATGTTTTGCTTGAGAGACAGGTTGATGCAATGCAGATGTATCCAACTGGATCAATTCCCATGTCTAATGGATCTCAGATTCGACAAA TCCCACAGAACTCAACATGTCAAACAACAGATCATGCTGGACCTAATGTGAAGCCTGAGAATGTGCACCAGACTGTTAATGCCAATTTATCTCATGTATGTACTAACGGTGCGTCCTCGCTCCAACCATGTATGCAAACTGCTACTGATGTGTCTGCTCATGCAAGAAGAATTGATGCATCctcaaacatgatattggctcagAGCTCAAATTTGGGAATGCTGCAAGGGGTGAGAGGGGAGATGATCAAATCAGAAGCTGGTTATTCAGGCAATTTACCATTCCTGTATGGTACTGAGACAAATATCCTCGAAGCTCATCCTGGAATTACAGATCCATCTGTTTCATCTTTCAGCAGTGTAGAATCAAATTCACAACCAGTAAATGAGACTGTATTAGATGCTGATACATCTTCATTTGGTTTCTTGGGGCAGATTCCTCGAAACTTTAGTTTGTCGGACTTAACAGCTGACTTTTCCAACAGTTCTG atattttggaGAGCTATTCTGGATCAGCCTACCTGGCAACGGATGTTAACAATTTCCTGGATCCACAAG ACATTAAAAGGTTGGATGCTATATCTGAAGGCTTGAGCTTCGAAGATTTTGCCAGTGATTGA